In bacterium, one genomic interval encodes:
- the pheA gene encoding prephenate dehydratase: protein MDLKSLREKIDKVDNQILKLLNHRTKTVREIAKLKAKAKQEFYAPHREKKIVERLLKKNKGPLPNEALKGIFQEILNVSRSIQKKLRISYLGPAATFTHLAAVKNFGKYANFTPAKSIADVFSEVEKGRSDYGVVPIENSTEGVINHTLDMFVTSELKICSELLLEISHNLLSRARELREIKRIYSHPQAIAQSRNWIEDNLPNAELVETSSTAKAAEMAEKDSEGGAIASRLASSLYDLKIIAEGIEDNVRNFTRFLVIGKSFPGKSGQDKTSILFSIKDKVGALHDMLIPFRENKINLTKIESRPTKLRAWEYIFFVDFMEHVEEENVKRALKQLEKECLFLKILGSYPRSE, encoded by the coding sequence ATGGATTTAAAAAGTTTACGTGAAAAAATTGATAAAGTAGATAACCAAATTTTGAAATTGTTGAACCACAGAACCAAAACAGTACGAGAAATTGCAAAATTGAAAGCAAAGGCAAAACAGGAATTCTATGCTCCCCATCGGGAAAAGAAAATCGTAGAAAGACTCCTCAAGAAGAACAAAGGACCACTCCCCAACGAAGCATTGAAAGGGATCTTCCAGGAAATATTGAATGTTTCCCGGTCTATCCAGAAGAAATTGAGGATATCTTATCTGGGACCCGCAGCTACTTTCACCCACTTAGCAGCAGTTAAGAATTTCGGTAAGTATGCCAACTTTACTCCTGCCAAGAGTATAGCCGATGTTTTCTCCGAGGTGGAAAAGGGTCGCTCTGATTACGGAGTTGTGCCCATTGAGAACTCGACTGAAGGGGTGATTAATCATACGTTGGACATGTTTGTTACTTCGGAATTGAAGATTTGTTCTGAATTACTTCTGGAAATTTCTCATAATCTCCTTTCCAGAGCAAGGGAGCTCAGGGAAATAAAGAGAATCTATTCTCATCCCCAGGCAATTGCTCAGTCCAGAAATTGGATTGAAGACAATTTGCCCAATGCTGAGTTGGTGGAGACGTCTTCCACTGCCAAGGCAGCGGAGATGGCTGAGAAAGACTCTGAGGGCGGAGCAATAGCTTCCCGGCTTGCATCCTCTTTGTACGATCTGAAAATAATTGCTGAAGGCATTGAGGATAACGTGCGAAATTTTACCCGCTTTCTGGTCATAGGTAAGAGTTTCCCAGGAAAAAGTGGACAAGACAAAACTTCCATTCTTTTCTCCATAAAAGATAAGGTGGGAGCGCTTCACGATATGCTTATTCCTTTCCGGGAAAATAAGATTAACCTGACTAAAATCGAATCCAGGCCGACCAAGCTCCGAGCCTGGGAGTATATATTCTTTGTCGACTTCATGGAACACGTTGAAGAAGAAAATGTGAAACGGGCTTTGAAGCAACTGGAAAAAGAATGTCTATTTCTTAAAATATTGGGCTCTTATCCAAGGAGCGAGTGA
- the scpB gene encoding SMC-Scp complex subunit ScpB, translated as MEKEELKNIIECLLFFSNEPLRIEKLAEIMGRGDFDEIKEAVEYLQKEYELRNSGLRVLNIAQGYQICTRSEFSNWVRKLYKAQTTFQLSLSALETLSIIAYKQPVTRGEIEKIRGVDASYVLRALLEKKLVRISGRKKLPGRPIIYGTSQEFLRYFGLKDLSEIPSLEEIKPPASG; from the coding sequence ATGGAAAAAGAAGAATTAAAAAATATAATCGAGTGTCTCTTGTTTTTCTCTAATGAACCTTTGCGTATAGAGAAGCTGGCCGAAATTATGGGAAGAGGTGACTTTGACGAGATAAAAGAGGCTGTTGAATATTTGCAAAAAGAATACGAGCTAAGAAATAGCGGGCTGCGAGTTCTGAACATTGCTCAGGGATACCAGATTTGTACCAGGAGCGAATTCTCTAACTGGGTGAGGAAACTTTATAAAGCACAGACTACTTTTCAACTCTCACTGTCTGCTTTAGAGACGCTCTCCATTATTGCTTATAAACAGCCTGTTACCCGGGGAGAAATAGAAAAGATAAGGGGAGTCGATGCTTCCTATGTGTTGAGGGCGCTTTTAGAAAAAAAGTTGGTTAGAATTTCAGGGAGAAAAAAATTGCCGGGTCGTCCAATTATATATGGAACATCTCAAGAGTTCCTGCGCTATTTTGGGTTAAAAGATCTATCCGAGATTCCCAGCCTGGAAGAGATAAAACCACCGGCAAGCGGATAA
- the trpS gene encoding tryptophan--tRNA ligase, translating into MAKKRILSGMRPSGKLHVGHLVGALANWAALQDEYECFYMVADWHALTTEYENPSGIKTNIKEIVIDWISAGLDPKKCTMFVQSQVLEHAELHLLLSMFIPLSWLERCPTYKQQQQELKDKNLSTYGFLGYPVLQAADILVYKAEAVPVGEDQLPHLELCREIARRFNFLYKSVFPEPQALLTRAPKLLGADGRKMSKSYNNCVFLSDPPQVIREKVSFMITDPSRIRANDPGHPDVCTVYGLHKIFTSPKVDSITADCKSGKIGCVACKKILSESLIERLKPIQAKRKDLEANPKEVARILKQGRLSAQKITQETLKEVREAIGL; encoded by the coding sequence ATGGCCAAGAAAAGAATTTTAAGTGGAATGCGTCCCAGTGGAAAGTTACACGTGGGACATCTTGTAGGAGCACTGGCAAATTGGGCAGCTCTACAGGATGAATACGAATGTTTCTACATGGTAGCAGACTGGCATGCTCTGACAACAGAATACGAAAACCCTTCAGGGATTAAAACCAATATTAAAGAAATAGTCATTGATTGGATATCCGCGGGTCTTGATCCTAAAAAGTGTACCATGTTTGTGCAGTCCCAGGTTCTGGAACATGCGGAACTACATCTTTTACTCTCTATGTTTATTCCTTTAAGTTGGTTGGAAAGATGTCCCACTTACAAGCAGCAACAACAGGAACTGAAAGACAAGAACCTTTCTACTTACGGGTTTTTGGGTTATCCTGTTCTGCAGGCAGCAGACATTTTGGTCTACAAAGCAGAAGCTGTGCCTGTGGGTGAGGACCAACTTCCCCATCTGGAACTGTGCCGGGAGATTGCTCGGCGTTTCAATTTCTTATATAAGAGCGTTTTTCCCGAGCCACAAGCTCTTCTGACCAGAGCACCAAAACTTTTAGGAGCCGATGGCCGGAAGATGAGTAAAAGTTACAACAACTGCGTTTTCCTGTCGGATCCTCCGCAGGTTATTCGAGAAAAAGTAAGCTTTATGATTACTGACCCCAGCCGGATTAGAGCCAACGATCCTGGACATCCCGATGTGTGCACAGTATACGGGCTGCATAAGATTTTTACTTCTCCGAAAGTAGATTCAATAACTGCTGATTGTAAAAGCGGGAAAATAGGTTGTGTAGCATGTAAGAAAATTTTGAGCGAATCTCTAATAGAAAGATTAAAACCGATTCAGGCAAAGAGAAAAGATTTAGAAGCGAACCCAAAGGAGGTCGCCAGAATCCTCAAACAGGGGCGTCTCAGTGCTCAGAAAATTACTCAGGAGACCCTTAAGGAAGTGAGAGAAGCGATTGGATTATAA
- a CDS encoding site-2 protease family protein has protein sequence MLILQQIVRNPSLVFRMISLPVALVIFFFAIVIHECAHAWMASRCGDNTARYAGRITLNPLPHIDPIGTIILPLLLILSGSSFVIGWAKPVPINPLNFNNPRADLVRVGASGPLSNIGLAIGSSFLVWIFSYLPVGEIKNSIIIILLFSVLINLLLAVFNLIPIPPLDGSQILSGLLPDHLARRYETFSRYGFIIIFLLLLTGLLWAIILPIVQFLYKILFLWVGRGF, from the coding sequence ATGCTTATACTTCAACAGATAGTGAGGAATCCTTCTCTTGTTTTCCGAATGATTTCTCTGCCTGTAGCTCTGGTTATTTTCTTTTTTGCGATTGTTATTCATGAATGTGCTCATGCATGGATGGCTTCTCGATGCGGAGACAATACCGCAAGATATGCCGGCAGAATAACGTTGAATCCCCTACCACATATCGACCCCATCGGGACAATAATCTTGCCTCTCCTTCTAATTCTTTCTGGTTCCTCATTCGTTATTGGTTGGGCTAAACCTGTTCCCATCAATCCTCTCAATTTCAACAATCCACGAGCGGATCTGGTGAGAGTGGGAGCGTCTGGTCCTCTCTCCAATATAGGACTGGCAATTGGCTCTTCCTTCCTGGTCTGGATATTCAGTTATTTACCTGTGGGGGAGATAAAGAATTCCATAATAATAATTCTCCTGTTCAGTGTTCTGATTAATCTTTTGCTTGCAGTTTTCAATCTAATTCCCATTCCCCCGCTGGATGGTTCACAAATTCTCTCGGGATTATTGCCAGACCATTTGGCTAGAAGATATGAGACGTTTTCTCGATACGGTTTTATTATTATCTTTTTATTACTTTTGACAGGTTTACTCTGGGCGATAATTTTACCTATCGTCCAGTTTCTTTATAAAATACTCTTTTTGTGGGTAGGAAGGGGATTTTAG
- a CDS encoding segregation/condensation protein A, producing MDYRVRLEVFEGPLDLLLHLIKKNELDIFNIPIAEITADYLNYIKFFRKLNLNFAGEFLVMASTLIHIKSRTLLPSMETAEEEEPEDPRAELAARLMEYEKFKKAASILKEKEVIQRDIYGRLPLIPQDEDYTIEATLFDLMDAFQKVVFRVEKEVREIIQEDIKVEDRIQEILNLLENKRFINFETIFSGQRTKRLLIVTFLALLELIRLKMVFARQTRLFGDIRIYRAKRELAA from the coding sequence ATGGATTACAGGGTGAGATTGGAGGTATTTGAAGGTCCGCTCGATTTATTGTTACATTTGATTAAGAAAAACGAGCTTGATATCTTCAATATTCCCATAGCAGAGATTACAGCCGACTATTTGAACTACATAAAATTCTTCAGGAAGCTAAACCTGAATTTTGCAGGAGAGTTTCTGGTAATGGCTTCTACCTTAATTCACATAAAATCGAGAACGTTACTTCCCTCCATGGAAACAGCTGAAGAGGAAGAGCCCGAGGATCCCCGGGCGGAATTGGCAGCCAGACTTATGGAGTATGAGAAATTTAAAAAAGCAGCCAGTATATTGAAGGAGAAGGAGGTAATTCAAAGGGACATTTATGGACGTCTTCCTTTGATTCCTCAGGATGAAGATTATACCATCGAAGCTACACTTTTTGACCTCATGGATGCCTTCCAGAAAGTAGTATTTCGGGTTGAAAAAGAAGTTCGGGAAATAATTCAAGAAGACATCAAGGTTGAAGACCGGATTCAAGAAATCCTGAACCTTCTGGAAAATAAAAGATTTATCAATTTTGAGACCATATTTTCTGGACAGAGGACAAAGAGACTTCTAATAGTGACTTTCTTAGCTCTTTTAGAGCTAATCCGATTGAAAATGGTTTTTGCTCGCCAGACAAGACTATTTGGAGATATAAGAATATACAGGGCAAAACGGGAATTGGCGGCATAA